In one Bradyrhizobium sp. 4 genomic region, the following are encoded:
- a CDS encoding cell cycle transcriptional regulator TrcR: protein MSNAPLMPKATAVWLLDNTALTFDQVADFTKMHPLEVRAIADGDAAQGIKGMDPLSNGQLTREEIEKGENNPDYRLRLQESKVVLPPQPKRKGPRYTPVSRRHERPSAILWLLRNHAELKDAQIMRLVGTTKSTIASVRDRTHWNTSQLTPIDPVTLGLCSQIELDFEVARAAKEKPIDAAYGGATLLPASETTKKDEYEPAERSSDDLNVDAVFAKLKTLGGKKQDQEEE, encoded by the coding sequence ATGAGCAACGCACCTCTGATGCCCAAGGCGACCGCCGTCTGGCTGCTCGACAACACCGCGCTGACCTTCGATCAGGTCGCCGATTTCACCAAAATGCACCCCCTCGAGGTGCGCGCGATCGCCGATGGCGACGCCGCCCAGGGCATCAAGGGCATGGATCCCCTCTCCAACGGCCAGCTGACCCGCGAGGAGATCGAGAAGGGCGAGAACAACCCGGACTACCGGCTCCGCCTCCAGGAGAGCAAGGTGGTGCTGCCGCCGCAGCCCAAGCGCAAGGGCCCGCGCTACACCCCGGTCTCGCGCCGCCACGAACGCCCAAGCGCCATCCTCTGGCTGCTGCGCAACCATGCCGAGCTCAAGGACGCCCAGATCATGCGCCTGGTCGGCACGACCAAGAGCACGATCGCCAGCGTCCGTGATCGCACCCACTGGAACACCTCCCAGCTGACGCCGATTGATCCCGTCACCCTCGGCCTCTGCTCGCAGATCGAACTCGATTTCGAGGTCGCGCGCGCGGCCAAGGAAAAGCCGATCGACGCGGCCTATGGCGGTGCCACCCTGCTGCCGGCCTCAGAAACCACCAAGAAGGACGAGTACGAACCCGCGGAGAGGTCCAGCGACGATCTCAACGTCGATGCCGTGTTCGCCAAGCTGAAGACGCTCGGCGGCAAGAAGCAGGACCAGGAGGAGGAGTAA
- a CDS encoding propionyl-CoA synthetase → MNVRGNVDGKSLYHEVYARSLAEPEGFWAEAAKEIDWIESPKKIFDPSQGVYGRWFGGGVVNTCYNALDRHVERGRADQIALIHDSPLANNVTKFTYAELLAEVQALAAIMQDFGVAKGDRVILYMPMVPEAVVAMLACARIGAVHSVVFGGFAAKELATRIDDAQPKLILSASCGIEPGRIVQYKPLLDEAIRLAGAKPKACIVLQRSQLVCALTPGRDYDWAGLRRKAMNDGKKAPCVPVAATDPLYILYTSGTTGIPKGVVRDNGGHLVAVKWSMFNLYGVKPGEVWWCGSDIGWVVGHSYIVYGPLLHGATSIMYEGKPVGTPDAGAFWRVISEHKAVAFFTAPTAFRAIRKEDPEGKFIRQYDLSTFRTLFLAGERADPPTVEWAEQQLKVPVIDHWWQTETGWCIAGNPVGLGQLPVKHGSPTVPMPGYQVDVVDEAAKPVGPNTMGSIVIKLPMPPGCLPTLWNQDERFKEAYLTEFPGYYKTSDAGYKDEDGYVFVMGRTDDIINVAGHRLSTGGMEEILASHPDVAECAVLGVKDAIKGEVPCGFLVLKAGVKRAPAEIEKEIVALVRDKLGPVAAFKLAITVGRLPKTRSGKILRGTIKKIADGEAWTMPATIEDPKVLDEIGDALKGRV, encoded by the coding sequence CAGGGCGTCTACGGTCGCTGGTTCGGCGGTGGTGTCGTCAATACCTGCTACAACGCGCTCGACCGCCATGTCGAACGCGGCCGCGCCGACCAGATCGCGCTGATCCATGATTCGCCGCTGGCAAATAACGTCACCAAATTCACCTACGCGGAACTGCTGGCCGAAGTGCAGGCGCTCGCCGCCATCATGCAGGATTTTGGTGTCGCCAAGGGCGATCGCGTCATCCTCTATATGCCGATGGTCCCGGAGGCCGTCGTCGCGATGCTCGCCTGCGCGCGCATTGGCGCGGTGCACTCCGTGGTGTTCGGCGGCTTTGCCGCGAAAGAGCTCGCCACCCGCATCGACGATGCGCAGCCAAAGTTGATTCTGTCGGCGAGCTGCGGCATCGAGCCCGGCCGGATCGTGCAGTACAAGCCGCTGCTCGACGAGGCGATCAGGCTTGCGGGCGCAAAGCCGAAGGCCTGCATCGTGCTGCAACGTTCGCAGCTCGTCTGCGCCCTGACGCCCGGCCGCGACTATGATTGGGCGGGCCTGCGCCGCAAGGCGATGAACGACGGCAAGAAGGCGCCTTGCGTGCCCGTCGCCGCCACCGATCCGCTCTATATCCTCTATACGTCAGGCACGACCGGCATTCCCAAGGGCGTCGTGCGCGACAATGGCGGCCATCTCGTCGCGGTGAAATGGTCCATGTTCAACCTTTATGGCGTCAAGCCGGGCGAGGTCTGGTGGTGCGGCTCCGACATCGGCTGGGTGGTCGGCCACAGCTACATCGTCTACGGACCGCTGCTGCACGGCGCGACCTCGATCATGTATGAGGGCAAGCCGGTCGGCACGCCCGATGCCGGCGCATTCTGGCGCGTGATCAGCGAGCACAAAGCTGTCGCCTTCTTCACTGCGCCGACCGCATTCCGCGCGATCCGGAAAGAAGATCCGGAAGGAAAATTCATCCGGCAATACGACCTCTCGACCTTCCGTACGCTGTTCCTGGCTGGCGAGCGCGCCGATCCGCCAACGGTGGAATGGGCGGAGCAGCAGTTGAAAGTGCCTGTGATCGACCATTGGTGGCAGACCGAAACCGGCTGGTGCATCGCCGGCAATCCGGTCGGCTTAGGCCAGCTGCCGGTGAAGCACGGCTCGCCGACGGTGCCGATGCCGGGTTATCAGGTCGACGTGGTCGACGAAGCGGCAAAGCCGGTCGGCCCGAACACCATGGGCTCGATCGTCATCAAGCTGCCGATGCCGCCGGGCTGCCTGCCGACGCTTTGGAATCAGGACGAACGTTTCAAGGAAGCCTATCTCACCGAATTCCCCGGCTACTACAAAACGTCGGATGCCGGCTACAAGGACGAAGACGGCTATGTCTTCGTCATGGGACGCACCGACGACATCATCAACGTCGCCGGCCATCGGCTCTCCACCGGCGGCATGGAGGAGATCCTGGCTTCGCATCCCGATGTTGCCGAATGCGCGGTGCTCGGCGTCAAGGACGCGATCAAGGGCGAGGTGCCCTGCGGCTTCCTGGTGCTCAAGGCGGGTGTGAAACGGGCCCCGGCCGAGATCGAGAAGGAGATCGTCGCGCTGGTGCGCGACAAGCTCGGTCCCGTTGCCGCGTTCAAGCTCGCCATCACCGTCGGCCGCCTGCCCAAGACGCGATCCGGAAAGATCTTGCGCGGCACCATCAAGAAGATCGCAGATGGTGAAGCCTGGACCATGCCGGCGACGATCGAGGACCCCAAGGTGCTGGACGAGATCGGCGATGCGCTGAAGGGGCGGGTGTGA